AAAAATTTGTAAAAACTGTTCTTATATGTGGAATTATCTGTTTTCAAAAGAATGGTTTCAGGTACTTATAATTGCCACAGTTTCAGTAGTACTTGCTTATTATTCTCTATTTTATTTTGCGTGGGGGACGGGCTTTGATGAAAATTTAAGATATATTTTAAGTACTCTACCGCAAACTCAGGGGGCAATTGTTGGAATTGTTGCATCGATTTCAATTGTAGCAATCCAGATGGTAAGTCAGCAGTATTCAACGAGAATTACGCATCTTCTGCTCAACAAGACGTTTTGGGGATTTATAATTTCATATATCGTATCAATGAGTTACGAAGTTTTGATACTCGGGTTTATGCCTACAGCGAGAATTCCGCCCATTATTTGGGGATACGAAGTACCATATTTCGTTTTAATCGGTATTTTATTCTTCTTCGTTTATTTTGATTTTTTGATACTTTTACCATACATGAAAAACACGATCAATGGATTAAAACCTGAAAATGTTATTGAAAGCTTGATAAATTCAATTTCAAAAAGTGAAATAAAAAATTACAAAGCGTTAGATTCTGAAACTAAAGATTACCGCTCTGCAAGAAAGATACCAAAAAACACACTTAGAACAGTTTACTACATAATTGAAAAAAGTTTAAAGTCTAGCCACTACATGACTGCAAGAAATGGGATAATTCTTCTTGGAGCAAACTATTCGGTTTTAGCAAAAAAAGGCAACTTTAAAAATAAAAAATTCTTTGAAAGTTACATTGATAACCTAAAAAATTTAGGATTAAGTGTTTACGGAACTTCGCTTTCCATTTCACGGGAAGTAATAATTTCGCTTGAAAAAATTGCGAAGTACGAATTTGAACGAAACTATGATCTATCAAAAAGGGCAGTAAACGGAATTAAAAGAATCGGACTTTTGTATGCTCAAGAATATGAATTAAAAATTGATAAGGCAGACGAAAAAGAGTTAATACATATTGTATTTGAAAAACTTGGAAATATTGTGAAATTTATACTTTCAAAACCAAAACAAAGGGAAAAATCACACCCCGAACAGATCGAATTCAAAATTATGATGTATTCAGAAATTTTAAGAATATTTAAGATTATTTTGGAAAAATTAAATGCAAGAGGTATCCTGAAA
This Methanococcus maripaludis C5 DNA region includes the following protein-coding sequences:
- a CDS encoding DUF2254 family protein: MLSKICKNCSYMWNYLFSKEWFQVLIIATVSVVLAYYSLFYFAWGTGFDENLRYILSTLPQTQGAIVGIVASISIVAIQMVSQQYSTRITHLLLNKTFWGFIISYIVSMSYEVLILGFMPTARIPPIIWGYEVPYFVLIGILFFFVYFDFLILLPYMKNTINGLKPENVIESLINSISKSEIKNYKALDSETKDYRSARKIPKNTLRTVYYIIEKSLKSSHYMTARNGIILLGANYSVLAKKGNFKNKKFFESYIDNLKNLGLSVYGTSLSISREVIISLEKIAKYEFERNYDLSKRAVNGIKRIGLLYAQEYELKIDKADEKELIHIVFEKLGNIVKFILSKPKQREKSHPEQIEFKIMMYSEILRIFKIILEKLNARGILKNNAAGTLILDALNNFSEPAIEFITKNENSEFVSEITLQTSETLKSFVKLTSENKKLKDLEEITKIYGIILDSTYEKTNEKAIDMILSDISEIWDISQNNFKQIFGMDDIVENIDNTEKIKYADDLREQLLQKISK